The Strix aluco isolate bStrAlu1 chromosome 1, bStrAlu1.hap1, whole genome shotgun sequence genome has a window encoding:
- the FERD3L gene encoding fer3-like protein encodes MSASLFPAHQCPGLLDELHGRAPQVPCPEGLLGASVLDFVADLSLGAPQGPPRGGPSLGLCEVTSVPPFGDRALSLREGMARGLPLAALGDGEPEDEEEEEEEEERMRSASLLDRPRRKRVITYAQRQAANIRERKRMFNLNEAFDQLRKKVPTFAYEKRLSRIETLRLAIVYISFMTELLDGCGRREAS; translated from the coding sequence ATGTCAGCCAGCCTCTTCCCAGCCCACCAGTGCCCGGGGCTGCTGGATGAGCTGCACGGCAGAGCCCCGCAAGTGCCCtgcccagaggggctgctggGCGCCTCGGTGCTGGATTTCGTGGCCGACCTCTCCCTGGGggccccccagggccccccacGCGGCGGGCCGAGCCTGGGGCTCTGCGAGGTCACCTCCGTGCCTCCCTTCGGGGACAGAGCCCTGTCGCTGCGGGAGGGGATGGCCCGGGGGCTGCCCCTGGCTGCCTTGGGAGATGGAGAGCCCGaagacgaggaagaggaggaggaggaggaggagaggatgcGCAGCGCTTCTCTCCTGGACAGACCCAGGAGAAAGCGGGTTATCACCTACGCCCAGCGCCAGGCTGCCAACATccgggagaggaagaggatgttCAACCTCAACGAGGCATTCGACCAGCTGAGGAAGAAGGTGCCCACCTTCGCCTACGAGAAGAGGCTCTCCCGAATAGAGACCCTGCGCCTGGCCATAGTGTACATCTCCTTCATGACCGAGCTCCTGGACGGCTGCGGCAGGCGGGAGGCGAGCTag